A portion of the Anthonomus grandis grandis chromosome 7, icAntGran1.3, whole genome shotgun sequence genome contains these proteins:
- the LOC126738674 gene encoding retinaldehyde-binding protein 1 — MGQGGHQAAEEYVCTLPAEERKKALEELREDDNIREQSLAQMREWISKHPNIKKCRTDAPFLLRFLRTKKFSVPQACEMLERYLTIRQLYPQWFRNLDPLDKDLAEIIDAGYLVPLLDKENGTLVLFSCAGKFDPHKYTSAHMVRVHSLVTESLMDDELNQINGYTYINDESGFQMAHISLWSLTDVRNILRCIQNTTPMRHKANHFLNISPSAIKLIEFAVSLLNEKLKSRIFMYKSVDELHAKIDKKILPKEYGGEVPLAELVEKFKIHLKAKRDDILALDDMYIEIDEKTCPLVSEMNEELGIGIDGTFKRLTVD; from the exons ATGGGACAAGGAGGTCATCAAGCTGCCGAGGAGTATGTTTGCACCCTGCCCGCTGAAGAGAGAAAGAAAGCCCTGGAGGAGTTAAGGGAGGATGACAATATTCGGGAGCAGAGTTTGGCTCAGATGAGGGAGTGGATCAGTAAACATCCGAATATTAAGAAGTGTAGAACAG ACGCTCCATTTTTACTGCGATTTTTACGCACGAAAAAATTCAGCGTGCCTCAGGCCTGCGAGATGCTCGAACGTTATTTGACCATAAGGCAACTCTACCCTCAATGGTTCAGGAACCTCGATCCTTTGGACAAAGATTTGGCGGAGATCATCGATGCCGGTTACCTCGTGCCCCTATTGGACAAAGAAAATGGAACGTTG GTTTTATTCAGCTGTGCGGGCAAATTCGATCCTCACAAATACACCTCGGCCCACATGGTCAGAGTTCACAGTTTAGTAACCGAGTCCCTTATGGACGACGAACTGAATCAAATCAACGGCTACACGTACATTAACGACGAAAGTGGCTTCCAGATGGCGCACATCTCCCTATGGAGTCTCACCGACGTCAGGAATATCCTCAGGTGCATCCAG AACACGACACCTATGAGACATAAGGCGAACCATTTCCTGAACATCAGTCCTAGCGCTATTAAGCTGATCGAGTTTGCTGTTTCGTTGCTGAACGAGAAGCTGAAGAGTAGGATTTTT ATGTACAAATCGGTGGATGAACTACAcgcaaaaattgacaaaaaaattctCCCTAAAGAATACGGGGGCGAAGTCCCACTCGCAGAATTGGTGGAAAAGTTCAAAATACACCTAAAAGCAAAACGGGATGATATTCTGGCTTTGGACGACATGTACATCGAAATAGACGAGAAAACGTGTCCGCTAGTATCGGAAATGAACGAGGAACTGGGAATCGGGATCGATGGCACCTTTAAGCGATTGACCGTCGATTAA
- the LOC126738673 gene encoding WD repeat-containing protein 89, whose amino-acid sequence MENLEFKVDHGESENDPNEGELASEDEINATFSKCEHVCAQSVGPKYILHLAATSDSNPYIAASLSDFSTDLFTLTESKIAKITRFEEHTNRIIGNKFSPRNNNLLYTASSDGSIKVWDLREAKESVFTFSDTTRAENGLLKPLNSFDVSPCDRLLAGGTELVEGDAYILFWDVRKHNLLGAYWESHTDEISQVKFHPESSDKLMSGSTDGLINIYNLEESSEDDALEETLNTECVVEELQWFEEGGTWKVSCITSINDLQLWATDGAEPYKSYLRKQIGEKIKTKSEYIYLARVHPVRGSLMLLCGSNANEGSAFRSLKVMGGNIEKAFQFKENRQRIRASCLNENTSLFLTGGEKGQLDVWKPDLEIMNTKRKP is encoded by the exons ATGGAGAACTTGGAATTTAAAGTGGATCACGGTGAATCGGAAAACGACCCGAACGAAGGCGAACTGGCCAGCGAAGACGAAATAAACGCCACATTTTCAAAATGCGAGCACGTTTGCGCTCAAAGTGTGGGCCCCAAATACATACTACACCTTGCTGCAACGAG TGATTCTAATCCCTATATAGCGGCATCCCTCTCAGATTTTTCTACGGACCTATTTACGTTGACCGAGAGTAAAATAGCGAAAATAACTCGTTTTGAGGAGCACACGAACCGAATAATAGGAAACAAATTCAGCCCCAGGAACAACAATTTACTTTATACAGCCTCGAGCGATGGCAGCATTAAAGTGTGGGATCTGCGGGAGGCCAAagagtcagtttttaccttttcaGACACAACGCGGGCCGAAAACGGCCTTTTGAAGCCTTTAAATTCATTTGATGTGTCTCCATGCGACAGATTGTTGGCCGGGGGTACAGAACTGGTCGAAGGGGAtgcttatattttgttttgggATGTGAGGAAGCACAATTTGCTCGGGGCATATTGGGAGAGTCATACCGATGAAATTTCACAG GTTAAATTCCATCCAGAGTCTTCGGATAAGCTCATGTCTGGCTCTACAGATGgtttgataaatatttacaatttagaGGAGAGTTCTGAGGATGATGCTCTGGAAGAAACTTTAAATACTGAGTGTGTTGTGGAAGAATTACAGTGGTTCGAAGAGGGTGGTACTTGGAAGGTCAGCTGCATAACCTCAATCAATGACTTACAACTTTGGGCAACAGATGGGGCTGAACcatataaaagttatttgagaAAACAAATTGGGGAGAAGATTAAG ACTAAAAGCGAATACATTTATCTGGCAAGGGTTCATCCAGTGAGAGGGTCATTGATGCTCCTGTGTGGTTCGAATGCCAATGAGGGAAGTGCATTCAGGAGTTTAAAAGTGATGGGAGGAAACATCGAGAAGGCTTTTCAGTTTAAAGAGAATAGACAGAGGATTAGGGCGAGTTGTTTGAATGAAAAT ACCAGCCTATTTTTAACTGGAGGAGAAAAGGGTCAATTAGACGTCTGGAAGCCGGATCTAGAAATCATGAACACCAAACGGAAACcctaa